A stretch of the Lolium perenne isolate Kyuss_39 chromosome 3, Kyuss_2.0, whole genome shotgun sequence genome encodes the following:
- the LOC127346061 gene encoding zealexin A1 synthase, giving the protein MNCIARPSLATQHQMEDTTSQSQSHYYFLYLWALVSLAFALAAYRRFLTAARANSDLRLPPGPWQLPVIGSLHHLVGQLPHRAMRDLARRHGPVMLLQLGELPTVVVSTPDAAREVMRTQDLTFASRPLTASMRVLTNDGRDIAFAPYGEYWRQLRKIAVTELLTARRVLSFRAIREEEVAAMLRQVGSAATAARPVEMRAHLTALVSNATFRAVMGDRCKQRDVFLRVVDEVMQLSTGFNPADMWPSWSWLAGRLSNDMRRAKECHATLYDMFGGIIEEHLERMEGGGDGNGEAMDLLEVLLKIHKDGGVDMVAIKAVIFDVFIAGSESSATTLEWALAELIKNPEAMKKATAEVRQAFDAGGRVVEDRLGELTYLHLVIREALRLHPPLPLLLPRLCREPCKVLGFDVPRGTQVIVNAWALGRDEQHWPDATEEFRPERFEAGTRAATVDFRGADFELLPFGAGRRMCPGIAFGLASVELPLASLLLHFDWEAPDVSNPNEFDMTEAFGATARRNANLLLRPSLRVPLPTPPAQGV; this is encoded by the exons ATGAATTGCATCGCGCGTCCTTCCTTGGCAACACAACACCAGATGGAGGACACTACCTCTCAGTCTCAATCTCACTACTACTTCCTCTACCTCTGGGCTCTCGTGTCGCTGGCGTTTGCGCTCGCAGCCTACCGCCGGTTCCTGACGGCGGCAAGGGCAAATAGTGACTTGCGGCTCCCGCCGGGACCTTGGCAGCTGCCGGTCATCGGCAGCCTGCACCACCTTGTCGGGCAGCTTCCCCACCGCGCCATGCGCGATCTGGCGCGGCGCCACGGGCCGGTCATGCTGCTCCAGCTCGGCGAGCTGCCCACGGTGGTCGTGTCCACCCCAGACGCTGCCCGTGAGGTGATGAGGACCCAGGACCTGACCTTCGCGTCGCGGCCGCTGACGGCCAGCATGCGCGTGCTCACCAACGACGGCCGGGACATCGCCTTCGCGCCCTACGGCGAGTACTGGCGCCAGCTCCGCAAGATCGCCGTCACGGAGCTCCTCACGGCGCGCCGCGTCCTCTCCTTCCGCGCCATCcgcgaggaggaggtcgccgccaTGCTGCGCCAGGTCGggtccgccgccaccgccgcccgccCCGTGGAGATGCGCGCGCACTTGACCGCCCTCGTCAGCAACGCCACGTTCCGCGCCGTCATGGGCGACCGGTGCAAGCAGCGCGACGTGTTCTTGCGCGTGGTCGACGAGGTGATGCAGCTCTCCACCGGGTTTAACCCAGCCGACATGTGGCCGTCGTGGTCGTGGCTTGCCGGACGGCTCAGCAACGACATGCGTCGTGCCAAGGAGTGCCACGCCACCTTGTATGATATGTTCGGCGGCATCATCGAGGAGCATCTGGAGAGGATggagggcggcggcgacggcaaCGGCGAAGCCATGGACCTGCTGGAGGTGCTACTGAAGATACATAAGGATGGTGGGGTGGACATGGTCGCAATCAAAGCAGTCATCTTT GATGTGTTCATTGCCGGAAGCGAGTCGTCGGCGACGACGCTGGAATGGGCCCTAGCGGAGCTGATCAAGAACCCAGAGGCGATGAAGAAGGCGACAGCCGAGGTGCGGCAAGCCTTCGATGCCGGTGGCAGGGTCGTCGAGGACAGGCTCGGCGAGCTGACCTACCTGCACCTGGTCATCCGGGAGGCGCTCCGTCTGCATCCGCCGCTGCCGCTGTTGCTCCCGCGCCTGTGCCGGGAGCCATGCAAGGTGCTGGGATTCGACGTGCCGAGAGGCACCCAGGTGATAGTCAACGCGTGGGCGCTGGGCCGCGACGAGCAGCACTGGCCCGACGCCACTGAGGAGTTTCGGCCGGAGCGCTTCGAAGCCGGCACCCGCGCCGCCACGGTGGATTTCAGGGGCGCCGACTTCGAGCTCCTGCCGTTCGGCGCCGGCCGGAGAATGTGCCCTGGGATAGCGTTCGGCCTCGCCAGTGTGGAGCTCCCGCTCGCCAGCTTGCTGCTCCATTTCGACTGGGAGGCGCCGGACGTCTCGAACCCGAATGAGTTCGACATGACCGAGGCGTTCGGTGCCACCGCGCGCAGGAATGCTAACCTCCTCCTGCGCCCCTCCCTCCGCGTGCCACTGCCAacccctcctgctcaaggagtgtAA